The Candidatus Desulfarcum epimagneticum region TCGGATGTTGTCAACGCTGAGCGCGATGCGGCGGACGGGAACATGGGGAAAATGGTCGATGGGGGGCTTTTTCTTGGGGTGGTAAAACAAGAAACGCTCAAAAAAAGGCCGAATGGCGTTCGGGGAAATGGCGTTGAGCAGCATGGCCGCCACAAGCCCCAGGGTCTGAAACGCCCGGCTGTCCAGGGAGATCAGGCCCCGGCACCGGGCCGCGATGGTGTGGTAGCGCATGAAGGAATGGTTCACGATGGCTTTGGCGCCGTTTTCCCCCAGCAAAATCCCCAGGATGCGGCGGCATTCCCGCGACACTTCCCCGGGGGTGGGTTTTGGAGAGTAGGTCTGGGACAAATAGGCGTCTTTGAAACGGCCCAGGGCCGACAGGGGGTCCTTCTGGGCGTAGCAGGCCATGCGCCACGCGCCGGCCGATGTGCCCAGAAGATGCAGGGGTTTTAAACGTTTTGAAAACCACTCGGACAGCAAAAAAGCGTCCATTGAGGCCAAAGCCAGCCACTTGGGCCCCCCGGAGGCCGCGAGTATCATGGAGATGTCGTCGGGCCTCAATCCGTTTTTTCTGATATGGGCCAGAGCTTCCCGGCCCGCGAATATTTTTAGAGGAAAATCTTTCATGGGCTGTCAATAGCAAAAACAGACTCTTTTGACAACCGCAATGCGCCGGTCCGGGAATATTTTTTAGAAGAATTCAAATTCAGGCCGCGAGACAAACTATTTAAGAAACACAGCCTCCTCGACGTTTCCATGCTTGTCATACCTTACTTGAAACGCCATTTCTTTGCCGTCAAAGGTTCCTTCGGTAGGCGTCCCCACAGCTTCCCACAGGCCAAGAGTCAGCACATCCGCCGCGCCGTGGAAGATGGCCCTGCCCGCTTTGGCCCCCTTGCTGTATCCCTGGACAAAGCGGAATATTTCATATTTTTTTCCATCATCCCGGACTTCTGAAGAAACAGGATTGCCGAACTCCGCCAAAATCAGGCCTCGAGGAACGCCGGGCTTGACCAAATCAATATTTTTTTTGCCGGGCTGTTTTGCGGCCATATACACGGAGCATCCGGAGCCTGTAAACGCCAAAAAAAACAAAGCAAAAACCATTATCAAACTTTTCTTCATCATGTCTATTCCCTCCTTTTTTACACTTCTTGAACCATTGACAGTTAACCGCGAAAACATTTTTAAATTTTTCATAGACTTCGGGTTAAACTATCTTTTTCTAAAAAAATTATCAACCGTTTCAATGGGAAAAAAAAGGAAAAAAGGAAAACAAAAAAGGAAAGAGTCCCGCGCTGTGGCTGATTCGGTTTAAGTCCCGGAATTTAAAACCTGCGATCAGATTCAGATTTGTCCGCCGTCAAATCCGCTCCACAAACTCAGAGCCCAAAAGCCCCTCGGGCCGGAACAAAAGAACCACGATAATGATAAGAAAGGCCAGGGTGTTTTTAAAGGCCACGGATATGAATCCCCCGGCCAGCGCCTCGGCCACTCCCAGGATGAGGCCCCCGGCCACGGCCCCGGGCAGGCTGTTCAGTCCTCCCAGGATGGCGGCGGCAAACCCTTTTAAAAAAGGCTCCAGCATGTAGAAAGGATCAATGAGCAGCGAGGCGGCCAGGAAAAATCCCGCCAGGGTCCCCAAAAGGGCGGCCAGCCCCCAGGAAAAGGCCAGAATTCCCCGGGTGGGAAGCCCCAGGGTCTGGGCCGCCTGGAGGTTTTCGGAGGTGGCCCGCATGGCCAGCCCGAGACGGGTTTTCTGCACGAGCAGGTAAAAAATCAGGCTGCCCGCTATCCCGGCCCCGAAGGCCCCCAGGCTCAGGTGGCTGATAATGATTCCCCCCACATCAAACACCTTTGTGTCCGAAATAAAAAAAGGAAAGGTCTGGGGCTCGGTGTCCCCGAAACGAAGCACAAGCCCCTGGATCACAAGGGCGAAACCCAGGGTGAGGATGATCTGACCCAGACGCGTGGCGTCCCTGCGCTGGGCCGGAACCAGGATGCCGAAATAGAAAAGAACGGAGATGCCCGCGCCGAACAAAAGCCCCAGGGACATGGCCAGCCACCACGGAAAACCGACCATGACAAAAAAGACGGCGCCGAAGGCCCCGGCGGTGGTCACATCGCCGTGGGCGAAATTCAGCACCCGGCTGGACCGGTAAATCAGAACAATCCCCAACGCCACCAGGACGTAAAGGCTGCCCTGGGAAATCCCCGCGATGATATATTGAAGCGCCAGTCGCATCTTTGTCTCTCTCCCCTGCTCCCGCCGATTGACCGGCCTTATCGAAACGGCCAGTTTTTAAAGTAAATCCGGATCTTCATCCATCGTCCCGCCAGACCCCCGGGCTCAAAAATGAGAATCACAATAATGGCCGCCCCGAAGATGACCGGGACGAACTCCTTGAGATCGCTGAAAAAATGGGGAACCAGGATCACAAAGGCCGCGCCCAGGAACGCGCCTTCCACAAACGCCGGCCCCCCGACGATGACGGCCACCAGGAAGGTGATGGTCTCCATGAATGTGAACATGTTGGGCTCCAGGTACCCCAGGATCATGGCGTACAGGGCCCCCTGGATTCCCACGTAAAACGAGCTGAGGCCGAAAGCCAGAAGCTTGTGAAAGGTCAGGCTGACGCCCAGGACCTCGGCCGCGATGTCATTGTCCCGAACCGCGATAAAAGCCCGGCCCATGTAGGAGGAGACCAGGTTTTGCGTGGCCAGGGCAAAGACCGCGGCGATGGTCGCGCTTAAGTAAAAATAAACGTGGGTTCTGGAAAGGAACCAGACGGGCTCCAGGCGTTCGATGACCATGCCCATGCGGCCCCCGGACAAAAGGGGGACATTGACAAACACCTGGTACACCGCCACCCCGAAACCCATGGTGACGATGGCCAGGTAAGGGCCTTTCAGGCGAAGGGAGGGAAAACCCACCAGGACCCCAAAGATTCCGGCGATGATCCCCGCCGCGAGAATCCCCGCCGGCCAGGGGACCCCGGCCTGGGAGAGATGCCCGAAGGCGAACGCCCCGACGCATAAAAAACCGGCCTGGCCGAAGGAAATTTGCCCGGTGTAGCCGATCAGAAGATTCTGGCCCATGACGCCGATGCTGTAAATGGCGATGAGAGACGCCACATACACGATGTGCTCCGGCGCGTAAAAGGGCAGGAGAAAAACGGCCAGAATCAGCGTCGCGGCCCAGAATTTTTCCCCGGGTTTTCTTAAGAATTTCAACTCTTCGGCATAATTTTCAATGAGATCCATTCAAGGCCTCGTCCCTTTTATTCCTGTCCTGTTTTCCCGCCGTCATACATGGATTCGATCAGATGGGCGTAGGTTTTTTCCACCGAGCGTCTTTTCACCTTCTGGGTGGGCGTCACATCCCCGTCCTCGGCGTAAAAACGCCGGGGCAGGAGTCGAAATTTTTTGATGGTCTCCACCCGGGCCAGGGTCTGGTTCACCCGCTCCACCTCTTTTTCGATGACCTCGATGATATCGGGGCTTTGGGTCAGGTCCACGAAAGTCGTGAAGGGAATGGCCCGGTCCTGGGCCAGCCGGGTGACATTGTCCTCGTCGATGAGAATCAGCGCCGTGAGGTATTTCCGGCCCTCCCCGACGACCACCGCGTCCTGGATGTAAATGCTGAATTTCAGCTTGTTTTCGATAAAGGCCGGGGTGATGTTTTTCCCGCCCCGGGTGATGATGATGTCCTTTTTCCGGTCCAGGATTTTAAGAAAACCGCCGTCCATGGAGCCGATGTCCCCGGTGTAAAGCCAGCCGTCCCGGATGGTTTCTTTGGTCAGCTCCGAATTTTTAAAATAGCCCGAAAAGACCCCCTCTCCCCGGGCCAGGATCTCGCCGTCTTCAGCGATCCGGGCCTCCACACCGGGCAGGGGCTCGCCCACATACCCGGCCTTGAAACTCTCCAGGCGCTGCATGGCGATGACCCCGGTGGATTCGGTCTGGCCGTAGCCCTCTCTTAAGGGAATCCCCATGGCGTTGAACCACTGGAAAAGCTCAAGGCCGGCCGGGGCCGCGCCGCAAACCGCGTATCGGAGGCGCTCAAGGCCGATCTGACGTTTGAGATGCCACAAAACGCCCCCGTAAAGGGGCCAGTAGGCCAGGCTCCATACAAAACGCGCCGCAGACCCAGCGGAAGCGCTCAGACGCCCCAGGCCCGCCCGGCGGGCCGCGCGGTACAGGAGGCGCTTCAAAGGGGTGGAGTCGGACATCCGTATCTCCACCATGGAGACGAATTTCTCCCATACACGGGGAACCCCGGCGAAAACGGTGGGGGACACCTCCCGCAGATTAAGGGCCAGGGTGTCCAGGCTTTCCACAAAATTCACGGCCCCGCCGCCTTTCACCGCCAGAAACACGGAAATGAGATTTTCGTAAATATGGGCCAGGGGCAGGTAGGACAGCATTTCGTCATCCTCCCGGGCCCCGATGACCGACGCCAGGGACTCGGTGAGGGACAAAATATTGGTGTGGGAAATCATGGCCCCCTTGGGCCGTCCGGTGGTCCCGGAGGTGTAGATGATCATGGCGGTGTCCGACGCCTTGATGGAGGCCGCGCGGTTTTGCCCCGCGTCGGGATTTTCCTCTCCAAACCCCGACGCGCGGTCCATGAACTCGTCGAAAAACATGAAACGGGGATGGGAAAACCCCCACAGCCCCTGCCGGTCCCAGACCACGACGTTGGGCGCCGGCGCGTCCGGGCCGAACAGGTCGTCGATGACTTTCAGGACCTTTTCCACCTGCTCTTCATTTTCCACGAAAAGGGCTTTGGATTCGGAATGGCGGACAATATATTGAATCTCCTCGGGGGAGGAGGTGGGATAGATGCCGCAGGAGACGCATCCCGCCGCCATGGCCCCGATGTGGCACACGACCCATTCGGGGCGGTTCTCACCCAAAATGGCCACACGGTCCCCCGGAGAAAGGCCCCATGAAAGAAAACCGTCGGCGGCCCGCCGAACCCTTTGGCCGTACTCCCTCCAGGATATGGCGTTCCAGACGCCCCGGGTTTTGCGGCGAAGCGCCGTGGCGTCCGCCCTTCTTTCAACGGTTTGAAAAAAAAACTCGGGAAAACTTTGGGGCGCGCTCGCCGTCACCAGGTCCTCCTTTTTTTATACAGCCGCCATCCTGTGGAGCGGTCGTTTTCCTGTCCCAGGCCCAGGTAGAGCTCCCGCACATCCTCGTTTTTCGAAAGCGTCTCAGGCTCTCCCTCTAAAACGATGCGCCCGGCCTCCATGATGCAGGCGTAATCGGCGATCTTAAGGGCCATTCCGGCGTTTTGCTCCACCAGGAGGATGGCGGCCCCGGTCCGGCTGATTTTCAAAAGCGCGTCGTAAACGTCCTGGGCCACCCGGGGCGCCAGGCCCAGGGACGGCTCGTCCAGCATGAGAAGACGGGGCCTTCTGAGCATGGCCCGGGCCACGGCCAGCATCTGCTGCTGGCCCCCGGACAATGTCTCGGCCTGCTGTTTGCCCCGCTCTTTCAAAATGGGAAAAAGGTCGTAAATCAATTCAAGATCCGCCGCCACGTCTCCGGCTTTCCGCCCCCAGGCCCCGGTCTCCAGATTTTCGGTCACCGTCAGCTCCCGAAAGAGCCCCCGGTCCTCCGGCACGTACACAATGCCCGAATTGGCCACATATTCCGGGGATTTCCGGTGAATCCGCCGGCCCATGAACTCAATGACCCCCTTCCTGGGCTGGTCTTTCAAAAGGCCCGCGATGGTTTTGAGCATGGTGGTCTTGCCGGCGCCGTTGGGGCCCAGAACCGCGAATATCCGGTTGGGCGGTATGGAAAGGGACAGGCCGTGAAGGGCGTATATGCGGTCCAGGTAAAGGGTCTCGATGTTGGCGACGCGCAAAAGAGGGGCGTCGCCGCTGTCCGGCCGGGGGGGATTTCGCCGGGCCGCCGTTTTTTTATCCAATGTTCTCACTCATCGCCTTTTTTTGAAGGTTCATCAACGGCGGCCTCCCCGCCCAGATAAGCGCGGCCCACATCCGGGTTCCGGCGAACCTCCCCGGGGGTTCCCTCGCAGATTTTCACCCCGGAGTCGATGGCCGCCATGCGGTCGGCCAGATCAGAGGCCAGCCTGAGATCATGCTCCACCAGGAGAATGGCGGTCTTAAACCGGCCCCGGATCTCGTTGATAAGATAGGCGGTCTCCTGTTTTTCCTCGGCGGTCAGACCCGATATGGGTTCGTCCAGCATGAGCATCCGGGGCTCCAGGGCCAGGGAACGGCCGATTTCCGCCCTTTTCTGAATGCCGTAGGGACAGTCCGCCACCCGGGTCTTTCGGTAGGCCTCCAGCTTTAAAAAATCAATCAGCTCCTCCGCCGTCTCCCGGTGCCTCAGCTCCTCCCCCCGCCGTCTTAAAATCGCGCTCAAAAAATTTTTCCTGAATTTGATGTGACGGCCTAAAAGAAGATTGTCCAGAACCGTCATGTTCAAAAACAGCCTTAAATTCTGAAAGGTCCTGGCGATCCCCAGCCGGGCGATCCGGTGGGGGGCAAGCCCGGCGATATCCTTTCCGTCGAACAGAATTCGCCCGCCCTGGGGCTTGTACGACCCGGATATACAGTTGAAAAGAGTGGTCTTGCCCGAGCCGTTGGGACCAATGACGGCCAGTATTTCGCCGGCGTCCGCGCGGATGCTGATGTCGGACAGGGCGCGGATGCCGCCGAATTGGATGGACAGGTTTTGGATATCAAGCAGCGCCATAATTTATCCGTTAGAACTTGGGTTTAAATTCGACATACCCCCGCATGGGAACATGCTTGCCGTCTTTGGCCACCAGCGGGAAAATGGCGTTTAAGCCGTGATGGCGGCCGGGCGCGTAGGTCACCGGGGCGCCCATGCCTTCGGGCTTCCAGTTCCGGATCATTTCCATTCCCTTGATAAACGATTCCCGGGTGAGATTTCTCCCGGTGTTTTCCAGTCCCTTGATCAGATGCATGATGGAGGCGGCCCCGAACACCGCCAGGAACTCTTTTCCCTTCAGCTTGGGATTCCGCTGGGTCAAAACGGCGGCCACCCGGTCGGCCTCGGGATGGGAGCCGGGCATGCTCATGTGGGCCGGCATGTTGACAAAGGTCCCCTCCCAGGAAGGGCCCGCGATTCTGTACATGATGGAGTCGCCCAGGGGAAAGTTGCCCATCATTTTGGGTTTGTAGGCGATTTTGGCCATCTCCTTGGTGATGATGGCGGCGCTGGACATCATGCTGCTCAAAATCAACGTGTCGGCGCCGGACTCTCTCAGCTTCAGGGCATGGGTGCCCAGGGCCCGCTCGGTCACTTCGTAGGGCACGGCGGCCGCAAGCGTGGCTTTTCCCGGGTTGGACTTAAGGGCCTTCAAAAGCCCGAAATGGGCGCCCAGGCCGTAGTCGTCGTTTTGGTAAAAATGGGCGATTTTTTTGGCCCCCATATCCTTAAGGGCATAGTTGGCCATGTATTCCGTCTCGTCCTCATAATCCGGGTAGGAGATGAAATAATATTTTTGTTTTTCAGGGGGCTGCTCGGCATAGATGTTGATGTTGCCGTAGGCGGTGACAAGGGGAATTTTGTTTTCCGGGTAAAAATTCTTGGACGCGTTGCAGGGGGCGGAGCCAAGCTGGCCGCAGATGGCGAACACCCGGTTTTTCATCTCCTGCAGGTTGGCCACGGCCCGGGCCGGGTTGTAGCCGTCGTCTTTGACGATGAGCTTGATCTTCCTGCCGTGAACCCCGCCCTTGTCGTTGATGTGGTCCACCCACGCCTTCATTCCGCCGCTGATGTTGATGCCCCATCCGGCGGCCGGGCCGGTGAGGGGAGTGGTGACGCCCACCACCACCTCTTCATCCGAGACCCCCGGATCGGCCGAGACGGACAAAGGGATCAAAAGCAAAAGAGCCGACAGAATAAAAAACCGCTTGAAAGTCATCATGTTTTTCCTCCATGCATCCGGTTCCAAGAAAAGAACTGTTTAAAAATATTTAAGAAAATAAAAATCAATCCAATTGTTGGCGGAAAAATATTTTTCTAAATTCCGTTCATGATATAAGCGTCCCTTATATCGGTTTTAAAAAAAATGTCAACCTTTTTCCGCCTCTTCGGCTTTCCGTGCCACGCGCCCGGTCATGGCCGAAAAGACAAGATGGTGAAGTGGAAAGACCAGATGCCAGTAGGCCAGCCCCCAAAGACCCTTGGGATCATAAATCACGGTCCGGCGCAGGCGGGTTTTTCCATCCGGCAGGGGCGTCGCCTCAAACTCCAGCCACGCCCGGCCCGGGGTTTTCATTTCGGACAAAAGCTTCAGGCGTTTAAACGGCTCCCAGGCCTCCACCCGCCAGAAGTCCAGGGTCTCTCCCGGGCGAAGGTCCGCCGGGGCTTTCCGGTCCCGCCTCAGTCCCGGGCCGCCGGCCATGCGGTCCATCCAGCCCCTGAGCCTCCAGGCAAAACCTTCAAAAGGCCCGGGGCCGGAGATGATGTCAAAAATCTTTTCCGGGCCGGCCTCCACATTCCGGACCTCGGACTCCGCCACCCGGTTTCCGAATCTGACGCCGCCCCATTTTTTCGGCGCCGCGGCCGGGGACTCCGAGAGTTTGGACCACGGGGTCTTTTCGAACATCCGGTCTTCGTGGGCAAGGGCGTTTTCAATGGCTTTTGCAAAAGAAACCGGGCGAACATCGAAATCCCGAGACGCCGCCGGGTCTCTCACCACGGTGGGGGAGCGGACGCCTTCGATGAGCTTGCGGCCCACGTCGGCGTAAAGGGGGGTGACCAGGGCCAGCCAGTAGCTGGAAAGCTTCAGGGACAAAAACGGAACCGGCAGCATCAGGCGTTTGAGGCCCCTGCGGCGGGCGTACTCTTTCATGATGTCCATGTAGGCCACCCGGCTTTCACCGCCGATCTCATAGACCCTGTTTTCGTCCGTCTCAAGATCGACGGCGGCGGACAGATAGGACAATACGTCATCCACCGATATGGGCTGGGCCTCAACCCGGACCCACCGGGGGGTGACCATGACCGGCAGCCTCTCCACCAGGCCCCGGATCATTTCAAAAGAGACGCTTCCGGAGCCGAGTATGATGGACGCCCTGAACTCAATCACCTGGACCCCGGTCTTTCGCAGACAGTCGCCGGTTTCAATCCGGCTTTTCAAGTGATCCGACACGTCCTCATCCGGGGCGGCCAGGCCTCCTAAGTAGATGACGCGCCTGACCCCGCCTTCAAAGGCGCTTTGGCTGAAATTTTCCGCCGCCGCGCGGTCCAGATCCCGAAAGTCTTTTTTGGAGCCCAGGGAATGGATCAGGTAAAAGGCCGTGTCCACGCCTTCAAAGACATCTTTGAGGGAATCCCGGTCCAGGGCGTCTCCGAAGACGATTCGAGTCTCTCCGTCCTCCAGACGCCGGTAATTTTCAAAGGGGCGAACCAGGCAGGTGAGTTTAAAACCGCGCTGTTTTAAAATATCAAACAGACGTCCCCCGATGTATCCGGCGGCCCCGGTTAAAAGAATGCGACGCGCGTTTGTCATGGGCAGGCTCCTTTGTTTTGGGCGCAAGCGTCCCGGCGCTTCCCCGAATCCCCGGGAATTTCCGGGAAGACTTGCGGCGTTTGAAATGTTTGGGCGCGAGAGGGTGACGGACCGAACTTTATAACACGGGCTGACGGATGAGGGTCTTCCAGTTTTTCGGGGCCGCCCGACGGATATCGCTTAAGTAAATTTCGTGGTGGTCCCCGGTTTTTTTCAAGCCCAAATCCTCGATAAAGGCGCGCGGCCTCTTTTTGTAATCTGTCTTTTTCACGGGCGGGCGAAGCTACCAGCTGAACATAATGTCATATCCCTTGTTGACGGCGATCAGCTCCTGAAGGCTTTTGAACCGGCCTCCCACAATCATGGCCACATTCGTCATCACCCGGCGGCCCAGCTCGGGGTCTTTCTGAAACAGCCCGTTCAGGCATTCCCGGTCCACCAGGGCGATTTTGCATAAATCCGAGGCGCAATAGGCGGAGAGTTTGCTTTTGTGGGGGGGAATCAGGCCCGACCACCCGAAGGCGTCGTGTTTTTCCGCCGACGACAGGTTGTTTTTAGGGGACGTTTCAACGCCGGGCAGATCAAAACGAAGATCCACCCGCCCCTCCATCACCAGGTGCAGGCAGGATATCTCCTGTCTTTCGGCGAATATTTTTTCGCCCTTCGGCTCGAACCATTTTTCCCGGCAGCATTCCTTGTGAATCGCCTCCAGTTGAGTGTCGCCCAGGGTTTTAAAGACCGCGCATTTCTTCAGGAAATCCAGATCAATCATGGCAAGCGCCTCCTTGTCCAAAACAGGTTTATGGTTTTGAAGAACCCCCCGGGCCTCATCACGCGCTTTGCCGGGAAAAATTCTTCCGCTCCCAGTGGATATGGATGTGCAGGCGAAAAGAAAATAAATTGATTGAGCATCAAGCTTATGATATTCTTTACAATATTCGGGGTGAAAAATCAAGAAAAATTTCGGTTTTGCAAGAGTGGGTCGGCCGAATAGCGCAACCTTTTTCGGTCCCCCTCACATGCTGTTTTTCCCTTTGACAGTTTGATTTTCCCGAATCGCTTCCACACGGAAGCGCTCTCTCCGAAGTCATTCTGATCTGTTCGCTGTCAGGAAATCCTTTCCGCTTTGATTTGAAGAACCTTTGCCATACGTTTTGCCATTGATGGGGAAAGTCTGCGTTTGCCCCTTTCATAATCGCTGATCATATTCTGGCGGATGCCGAGTCTTTCGGCGAGCTGTGTCTGAGACAGATTTGCCTTGAGTCTGGCGCCGGCCAGAAGGGCGCCGATCCTGTTGGACTGCATCTCTTTCCAGAAATCAGTCTCTTCCACAGGCATGCCATGGGATTTTTCAAATTCCGAAACGCCCATTTTTAATTTTCCCAATCCGTTAATCAATCCATTCCCTTTTCATGTAAGACATGAAAATCAAAACCTGAAATCAACGCTCCCGGAATACCCGGCCTCGCCGGCCCCGGCCAGGTCCTCATAGCCGAGCCTGATCCGGGCGCCCCGCCACAGGACGGGGCTGACGTAGGAAACGGCCAGGCGCTCATTCTCATCCACGAGGTTGTCATAGTCGGAATCATCGATTTTGTATCGTCTCTCGCCGGACAACGTCCCGAAGGGCGTTTCCACGGACAGCGATTCCCGGACCTCGGCCCACATCCCGAAATAGCCGGCCCAGAAGACCGAGGCGGAGACGGCCGCCGGGCCGAATTCGCGCGACAAAGACGCCCGGGCGTAGCGGACGCCGTTTAAAAGCTCAAAGCTGCCGTTGTCCTTGTTTCCGCCGGGGACGATTCCCCCGCCGCCCTCGATCACACACCGGGCCGAATCGCTTTCATACCGATAGCCCAGCCCGTAATGGATCTCGTACTCCGCGTCTGAGAAACCCACGGTGTTCTGCTTGGCGTCGGAATATCCCGAGGCGTATATCTCGTTGGAAAGGGTGGCGAAAACGGAGCTGTTGGATTTTTTGAAGGGATAGGCGTAAAGGTAATTGTGGAAAAGCGATCCCCGGAAACTGTTGTAGCGCCGCCTTTCATCCGGGTCGGCGGCCAGCTTGTTCCAGAGCATGGAGTAAGAATAATCCATACCCAGGGTGTTTCGGCGGCCGGGCTTAAACCGCAGTCCGGCTTTGAAATTAAAAAGCTCATCAATGGAGTTGGCCGGGTCCTCGTAGCTTCGATGGGAGACGCCCAGGGTCAGCCATTTGTAATTCAAATCAATGGAGTGGCTCAATTTGTCGGCCCTCACGATGAGCGACCGCTCATGCCGGGGCGTCTGGACGGACATGGCCAGATGGCGCTCGGTCATGCTTCGATTCCCCGTGGTCTCCTCGTACAGGGTCTCATAGGCCCGGGTGCGGATATAGCCTTCCAGCACGGCGTCGGAATCAAATATCCGGGTCAAAGAAACGCCTTTGAGCCTCTCGTAAACCTGCATGGCCCGGTCGAGCTTGGCCTCCCCGGTGTCGTGCATGTTCTGCCAGTCCAGAATATAATGGCGGCCGTTGACCCAGGCCACGGTGACGTTGTGGGGAACGCCGCTGGACACCGACACCGACTCGGCGGGGATATTGAATTTTTCTTCTAAAAGCCACTTGGTGAATGTGCTGGCCTGGGAGCAGACGATGCCGCTTCCCTGTATGTCGAGCTGGGAGCCGGGATAATCCGCGATGAGGTTGATCACGTCCCCGGGGCTCTTTTTCTCACGGGGGACCGCAAAGGAGGCCACGTCGTAATCGTAAAGCCTTCCCATCTCTTTGTAGCAGTAGCGGACGAAATCCAGCTGTTCCATGACCGTTTTGCCCTTAAATTCGTTGACGCGGCTTTCAAAGGAGGCGGAGTCGGAAAAATTGTAAAGGGCGCTGTTGGAGTTGTAAGGCGAGTAGTAGGTCGCATTGACATCCGAATAGCCCGGGGGCTCTTTGTGGCCGATTTCAAAAATATATTCAAAACCGTCTTCTTTCCGGGTCTCTTCGGCGCCGGCGGCGAACGGGAAAAAGCAGATCAAAAAAAGCGCGATTGCGGATATTTTTTTCATAG contains the following coding sequences:
- a CDS encoding conserved exported hypothetical protein (Evidence 4 : Unknown function but conserved in other organisms), which encodes MMTFKRFFILSALLLLIPLSVSADPGVSDEEVVVGVTTPLTGPAAGWGINISGGMKAWVDHINDKGGVHGRKIKLIVKDDGYNPARAVANLQEMKNRVFAICGQLGSAPCNASKNFYPENKIPLVTAYGNINIYAEQPPEKQKYYFISYPDYEDETEYMANYALKDMGAKKIAHFYQNDDYGLGAHFGLLKALKSNPGKATLAAAVPYEVTERALGTHALKLRESGADTLILSSMMSSAAIITKEMAKIAYKPKMMGNFPLGDSIMYRIAGPSWEGTFVNMPAHMSMPGSHPEADRVAAVLTQRNPKLKGKEFLAVFGAASIMHLIKGLENTGRNLTRESFIKGMEMIRNWKPEGMGAPVTYAPGRHHGLNAIFPLVAKDGKHVPMRGYVEFKPKF
- a CDS encoding NAD(P)-dependent oxidoreductase — its product is MTNARRILLTGAAGYIGGRLFDILKQRGFKLTCLVRPFENYRRLEDGETRIVFGDALDRDSLKDVFEGVDTAFYLIHSLGSKKDFRDLDRAAAENFSQSAFEGGVRRVIYLGGLAAPDEDVSDHLKSRIETGDCLRKTGVQVIEFRASIILGSGSVSFEMIRGLVERLPVMVTPRWVRVEAQPISVDDVLSYLSAAVDLETDENRVYEIGGESRVAYMDIMKEYARRRGLKRLMLPVPFLSLKLSSYWLALVTPLYADVGRKLIEGVRSPTVVRDPAASRDFDVRPVSFAKAIENALAHEDRMFEKTPWSKLSESPAAAPKKWGGVRFGNRVAESEVRNVEAGPEKIFDIISGPGPFEGFAWRLRGWMDRMAGGPGLRRDRKAPADLRPGETLDFWRVEAWEPFKRLKLLSEMKTPGRAWLEFEATPLPDGKTRLRRTVIYDPKGLWGLAYWHLVFPLHHLVFSAMTGRVARKAEEAEKG
- a CDS encoding conserved hypothetical protein (Evidence 4 : Unknown function but conserved in other organisms), with product MKKTDYKKRPRAFIEDLGLKKTGDHHEIYLSDIRRAAPKNWKTLIRQPVL
- a CDS encoding conserved hypothetical protein (Evidence 4 : Unknown function but conserved in other organisms) gives rise to the protein MIFHPEYCKEYHKLDAQSIYFLFACTSISTGSGRIFPGKARDEARGVLQNHKPVLDKEALAMIDLDFLKKCAVFKTLGDTQLEAIHKECCREKWFEPKGEKIFAERQEISCLHLVMEGRVDLRFDLPGVETSPKNNLSSAEKHDAFGWSGLIPPHKSKLSAYCASDLCKIALVDRECLNGLFQKDPELGRRVMTNVAMIVGGRFKSLQELIAVNKGYDIMFSW
- a CDS encoding conserved hypothetical protein (Evidence 4 : Unknown function but conserved in other organisms) is translated as MGKLKMGVSEFEKSHGMPVEETDFWKEMQSNRIGALLAGARLKANLSQTQLAERLGIRQNMISDYERGKRRLSPSMAKRMAKVLQIKAERIS
- a CDS encoding exported hypothetical protein (Evidence 5 : Unknown function), with the translated sequence MKKISAIALFLICFFPFAAGAEETRKEDGFEYIFEIGHKEPPGYSDVNATYYSPYNSNSALYNFSDSASFESRVNEFKGKTVMEQLDFVRYCYKEMGRLYDYDVASFAVPREKKSPGDVINLIADYPGSQLDIQGSGIVCSQASTFTKWLLEEKFNIPAESVSVSSGVPHNVTVAWVNGRHYILDWQNMHDTGEAKLDRAMQVYERLKGVSLTRIFDSDAVLEGYIRTRAYETLYEETTGNRSMTERHLAMSVQTPRHERSLIVRADKLSHSIDLNYKWLTLGVSHRSYEDPANSIDELFNFKAGLRFKPGRRNTLGMDYSYSMLWNKLAADPDERRRYNSFRGSLFHNYLYAYPFKKSNSSVFATLSNEIYASGYSDAKQNTVGFSDAEYEIHYGLGYRYESDSARCVIEGGGGIVPGGNKDNGSFELLNGVRYARASLSREFGPAAVSASVFWAGYFGMWAEVRESLSVETPFGTLSGERRYKIDDSDYDNLVDENERLAVSYVSPVLWRGARIRLGYEDLAGAGEAGYSGSVDFRF